CTGGGCAACGGCTACGGCCACATCGCCCTGGAAGTCGACGACGCCTACGACGCCTGTGAAAAGGTCAAGCAGAAAGGCGGCAAGGTCACGCGCGAAGCCGGCCCCATGAAGCACGGCACCACGGTCATCGCCTTTGTGGAAGACCCCGACGGCTACAAGATCGAGTTCATCCAGCACAAGGGCCGGGCCGACTGACCCCTGCCGCGCACGCCGCCATGATCCACACCATTCTCAAGATGGGCGACCCGCGCCTGCTGCGGGTTGCCCAGCCGGTCGGGCAATTCGACACCCCCGAACTGCACGCGCTGGTGGCCGACATGTTCGAAACCATGGTGCACGCCCAGGGCGTGGGCCTGGCGGCCCCGCAGATCGGCGTCGACCTGCAGCTGGTGATTTTCGGGTTCGAGCACAACGAGCGCTATCCCGACGCCCCGCCGGTGCCGCTGACGGTGCTGTGCAACCCCGTGATCACGCCGCTGTCGGACGAACGCGAAGACGGCTGGGAAGGCTGCCTGTCGGTGCCGGGCCTGCGCGGCCTGGTGCCGCGCTACCGGCGCATCCGCTACAGCGGCCGCGACCCGCACGGCCAGGCCATCGAGCGCGAAGCCGAAGGCTTCCATGCGCGCGTGGTGCAGCACGAATGCGACCACCTGATCGGCCGGCTGTACCCGTCGCGCATCGAAGACTTCTCGAAGTTCGGCTTCACCGAAGTGCTGTTCCCGGGCATGGACCCCAACCGCGACGACTGATCGCCAGGTGTCTGGCTCCGCAAGGTGCCAGACACCGACGTGCGCAGCGACTGTCTCAGCAACACGGTGTCTGACACCCGCTACGCGGGAGTCAGACACCTGCCTACGTTGCCTTGCGCTCGAACGCGCCCGGCGCGAAGTCGTCTACCGCCACCACCTGCGCCACTGCCGCCTCGGCGGCTTCGATCTGGCGCGCCTGGTCGTCGCTGATGGCGCCGCCGCGATGGGCCTCGCGCCAGTCGCGCACGCCTTCGCGGCGCAGGCGGTCGTACAGGGGCTGCACGGCGTTGACCAGCGCGAAGGCGCGTTCCAGCTGCGCCACCGGATCGGCGCCGTCGCCGCGCTGCAGGTCGGCGGCCAGGCGGTCGCGGGTGGCCGAAGGCGCCAGCAGCAGGTCGGCGCAGTCGCGGGTCAGGGCATCGCCGGGCCCGCGGTTCAGACGCACCGGCAGCACCACGGCCCGCAGCAGCCAGGCCAGCGGCCGCGCGGGCAGGTTGGCCAGCACCTGGTCGATGCGCGTTTCGATGCGGGCGCAGCCGTCGTCCATGCACCAGTGCACCAGCGGCAGGTCGACGTGGCGGCGCCCGTCGTCTTCCCAGCGCTTGAGCACGGCCGACAGCAGGTAGAGTTCGGCCAGGATGTCGCCCAGCCGCGCCGACAGCATTTCGCGGCGCTTCAGCGCCCCGCCCAGCGACC
This genomic window from Bordetella petrii contains:
- the def gene encoding peptide deformylase, which translates into the protein MIHTILKMGDPRLLRVAQPVGQFDTPELHALVADMFETMVHAQGVGLAAPQIGVDLQLVIFGFEHNERYPDAPPVPLTVLCNPVITPLSDEREDGWEGCLSVPGLRGLVPRYRRIRYSGRDPHGQAIEREAEGFHARVVQHECDHLIGRLYPSRIEDFSKFGFTEVLFPGMDPNRDD